The sequence CTAATAATGAAAAAATATGCATATAAGTAATTAATGCTATGCTAAAGATTGAGTAAACATCAGCAGTTTCAATGCCTCAAATGATACAAAATGAATAACTTGTGATTTTTATGCACCACAAAGGCACATAAAACACAAATGCAACAATTAATTGTCAAGTTAGCACAGAAGGATATTCCTTTGATTGGATGCGGCAGGCTTACAAAAGTACAAACAAGTGAATAGGTAATACTGAGAAAAATGAGAAATAAAAATTGACTAAAACTATCTTTAATAACTTTTAAAATAGGTTAAACAAGTCAAATCTCGATAAAGCGACTTATCATAATTTTACTGATATTCACCAGTGAAATACCCATAAACTCATATAAACAGCGCTTAGATAAGCCAATTGCTTGCCCAAAACAAAATCCAAAAAATATAAAAACAAAAAGCGGCATAGGCCGCTTTAGTATATTAAGCAACAGATAATCGGTATGAGGATCACTCTGGTTTTATCATACCAAAATGTACATATGCCCTCGCTGTGGCTATTCGACCACGGGGAGTACGTTGGATAAAACCTTGTTGAATAAGGAAAGGTTCGAGCACATCTTCAATGGTTTCACGCTCCTCACCAATTGCCGCTGCGAGGTTATCAAGACCCACTGGGCCGCCCATAAACTTATCGATAATGGCCAACAATAATTTGCGGTCCATATAATCAAAGCCTTCGCCATCAACATCAAGCAAATTGAGCGCCAGCTCAGCAACGTTTTGAGTCACCGCCCCATCGTGTTGCACTTCGGCATAATCGCGCACCCGCCTAAGTAATCGGTTTGCGATTCTGGGTGTACCGCGAGAGCGTTTGGCAATTTCCGTTGCCCCCTCACTATCAATCGCTAATCCCATCACTTGGGCAGAACGCGTCACAATGGTGCTGAGATCTTTGACATTATAAAACTCAAGTCGCAGTGGAATGCCAAAGCGTGCCCGTAAGGGAGACGTTAATGCTCCTGCGCGCGTGGTCGCGCCCACTAAGGTAAAAGGTGGTAAATCGAGCTTAATGGAACGCGCCGCCGGTCCTTCACCTATCATAATATCCAGTTGATAGTCTTCCATCGCTGGATACAGGATCTCCTCAACCACCGGACTTAACCGATGGATTTCATCGATAAAGAGCACATCACCCGCTTCGAGGTTAGTCAGCAGCGCCGCTAAATCCCCTGCTTTTTCCAGCACGGGACCCGAGGTCGATTTGATATTCACGCCCATTTCATTGGCAACAATCATCGCCAAGGTGGTTTTACCTAACCCCGGAGGGCCGTAGATCAACATATGATCTAAGGCTTCTTCGCGATTCTTCGCCGCTTGAATGAATACCTTTAATTGAGCACGAGTATCATCCTGCCCAGTGTATTCATCGAGCAATTTAGGGCGCATTGCCCTATCGATAACATCATCTTGACCTTGCAGCTGCGGCTGTATCAGTCTATCTGCTTCAATCATTTATTTTTTCCTGTTGCTGCATAGCATCATCTACGCTCAACACTGTTATGCCTGTTGTCACAGCACGCCGTGAAAAACGTCATCATTAGAGCATCGATTTTAACGCGGCCTTAATCAAAGTCTCACTGTCCATGCCTTCTTTAAAAGCAGCTGAAACCGCTTTGCTGGCCTGTGGGGGTTTGTAACCCAAAGAAATTAATGCAGAAATGGCATCCTCTTCGGCACTATTCACCACAGGAGCCGGTGAATAGTTGGATTGCAATACAAACTCACGCTCGGAGCCTACTGACGCCTCCATCAGGCTCTTGAGTTTATCGCGCATTTCCACCAACAATCGCTCGGCGGTTTTTTTACCAACACCGGGTAATTTTACCAGTGTTACTATATCATCACGCTCAACACAGCCCACAAATTCACTGGCCGTCATGCCAGAAAGAATCGTTAAGGCGAGTTTTGGACCAACACCGTTAGCCTTAATCAATAAGCGAAACAGT comes from Shewanella oneidensis MR-1 and encodes:
- the ruvA gene encoding Holliday junction branch migration protein RuvA; amino-acid sequence: MIGRLRGVLIEKQAPEVLIDVNGVGYELQMPLTSFYELPELNQPTTVYTHFVVREDAQLLYGFITKQERSLFRLLIKANGVGPKLALTILSGMTASEFVGCVERDDIVTLVKLPGVGKKTAERLLVEMRDKLKSLMEASVGSEREFVLQSNYSPAPVVNSAEEDAISALISLGYKPPQASKAVSAAFKEGMDSETLIKAALKSML
- the ruvB gene encoding Holliday junction branch migration DNA helicase RuvB, translating into MIEADRLIQPQLQGQDDVIDRAMRPKLLDEYTGQDDTRAQLKVFIQAAKNREEALDHMLIYGPPGLGKTTLAMIVANEMGVNIKSTSGPVLEKAGDLAALLTNLEAGDVLFIDEIHRLSPVVEEILYPAMEDYQLDIMIGEGPAARSIKLDLPPFTLVGATTRAGALTSPLRARFGIPLRLEFYNVKDLSTIVTRSAQVMGLAIDSEGATEIAKRSRGTPRIANRLLRRVRDYAEVQHDGAVTQNVAELALNLLDVDGEGFDYMDRKLLLAIIDKFMGGPVGLDNLAAAIGEERETIEDVLEPFLIQQGFIQRTPRGRIATARAYVHFGMIKPE